Proteins from a genomic interval of Undibacterium parvum:
- a CDS encoding DUF4404 family protein: MEKEKLKSLLKQLHEGLLNTEHVDDDVKSLLLNLNNDIHEVLNNDVPDDPIYSALSERSQALSARFAAQHPKLEPVLRELGGMLEKMGV; this comes from the coding sequence ATGGAAAAAGAAAAACTGAAAAGCCTGCTCAAGCAATTGCATGAGGGTTTACTTAATACCGAGCACGTCGATGATGATGTGAAATCTTTACTGCTCAATTTAAATAATGATATCCATGAGGTGCTTAACAACGATGTGCCGGATGATCCGATTTATTCGGCCTTGAGCGAGCGCTCGCAAGCGCTGTCGGCACGCTTCGCGGCGCAGCATCCTAAGCTAGAACCGGTCTTGCGCGAATTGGGCGGTATGTTGGAAAAAATGGGCGTTTAA
- a CDS encoding nitronate monooxygenase translates to MKRVDDFRLKFGKQELVPIIIGGMGVDISTAELALEAARLGGIGHLSDAMMEDVSDRRFDTSFVKEKTKQYKYNINNSDKTDIKFDLGRLAEATKNHVGKTMEAKRGDGMIFVNCMEKLTMNGPRETLKVRLASSLDAGIDGITLSAGLHFGSFGLMEDHPRFRDAKLGIIVSSVRALQIFLRKNAKLNRLPDYIVVEGPLAGGHLGFGLDWAKYDLQTIIAEIALYLKTENLDIPLIAAGGIFTGSDAVSFLENGAAAVQVATRFTVTNECGLPEDVKQEYFKATESNIEVNTISPTGYPMRMLTNTPAIGSGIRPGCESYGYLLDGNGGCAYITSYNREVAAHPDEKNIVVMDKTCLCTHMRNFKCWTCGHYTYRLKDTTRQLPDGSYQLLTAEHVFRDYQFSVDHQIALPA, encoded by the coding sequence ATGAAACGTGTAGATGATTTTCGCCTGAAATTTGGCAAGCAAGAACTGGTTCCCATCATTATCGGCGGCATGGGCGTGGATATTTCCACTGCCGAGTTGGCGCTGGAAGCGGCACGTCTTGGCGGCATCGGCCACCTGTCCGATGCCATGATGGAAGACGTCTCGGATCGCCGTTTCGACACCAGTTTCGTCAAAGAGAAAACCAAGCAATACAAGTACAACATCAATAATTCGGACAAAACCGATATTAAATTTGATCTGGGTCGCCTGGCAGAAGCGACCAAGAATCACGTCGGCAAAACCATGGAAGCGAAACGCGGTGACGGTATGATTTTCGTCAACTGCATGGAAAAGCTGACCATGAATGGCCCGCGCGAAACCCTCAAGGTGCGCCTGGCCTCTTCACTCGACGCCGGTATCGATGGCATCACCCTGAGCGCTGGTTTGCACTTCGGCTCATTCGGCTTAATGGAAGATCACCCGCGCTTTCGCGATGCCAAGCTCGGCATCATTGTCTCTTCGGTGCGTGCGCTACAGATTTTCTTGCGCAAGAATGCCAAGCTCAATCGCCTGCCCGATTACATCGTGGTCGAAGGCCCCTTAGCTGGCGGCCACCTAGGTTTTGGTCTGGACTGGGCAAAATACGATCTGCAAACCATCATCGCCGAGATCGCACTGTATTTAAAAACCGAAAATCTGGACATCCCGCTCATTGCCGCCGGTGGTATTTTTACCGGTAGCGATGCCGTGTCTTTCCTGGAAAACGGTGCTGCCGCAGTTCAGGTCGCGACCCGCTTCACGGTCACCAATGAATGTGGTTTGCCAGAAGACGTTAAGCAAGAATATTTCAAGGCAACCGAGAGCAACATCGAAGTCAATACGATATCGCCGACTGGCTACCCTATGCGCATGCTGACCAACACACCGGCAATCGGCTCAGGCATACGCCCAGGTTGCGAATCGTATGGCTATCTGCTGGACGGCAATGGCGGTTGCGCCTACATCACTTCCTACAACCGTGAAGTGGCGGCACATCCCGATGAAAAAAATATCGTGGTGATGGATAAAACCTGCCTGTGTACCCACATGCGCAATTTTAAATGCTGGACTTGCGGTCACTACACCTACCGTTTAAAAGACACTACGCGCCAATTGCCTGACGGTAGCTATCAATTGCTGACGGCAGAACATGTGTTCCGCGATTATCAGTTTAGCGTCGATCACCAAATCGCCCTGCCTGCATAA
- a CDS encoding SAM-dependent methyltransferase, producing the protein MLILTIKQGKEKSLLERHPWIYLSAIDKVDGKYDEKMKSGATALVRSSSGEFLARAGWSPKSQIRARVWSFDENEAIDHALFKRRVKAALAKRKKLIASNARPQRLINGEEDDLPGLIVDYHAVKPGFLSCKFEAAGVDAWKVTIIKALIAETGCPNVYEHTDYLVRKGEGLALNNGVLAGEEPPGDLSSL; encoded by the coding sequence ATGCTCATCCTCACCATCAAACAAGGCAAGGAAAAAAGTTTGCTGGAACGCCATCCCTGGATTTATTTATCTGCAATCGACAAAGTCGATGGCAAATACGATGAAAAAATGAAGTCGGGCGCCACCGCACTGGTGCGTTCTTCTTCTGGCGAATTTTTGGCGCGTGCCGGCTGGAGCCCTAAATCGCAAATCCGCGCCAGAGTCTGGAGCTTTGACGAGAACGAAGCAATCGATCACGCCCTGTTTAAACGGCGCGTCAAAGCTGCACTGGCCAAACGAAAAAAACTTATTGCCAGCAACGCTAGGCCGCAACGCCTGATCAACGGGGAAGAAGACGATCTACCTGGTTTGATCGTCGATTACCACGCCGTCAAGCCGGGCTTTTTAAGTTGCAAGTTCGAGGCGGCTGGCGTAGACGCCTGGAAAGTGACGATCATTAAAGCCCTGATAGCTGAAACTGGCTGCCCCAATGTGTATGAGCACACCGACTACCTGGTTAGAAAAGGCGAAGGTCTGGCACTCAATAACGGCGTGTTGGCGGGTGAAGAACCACCGGGTGATCTCTCGTCTTTGTAA
- a CDS encoding SAM-dependent methyltransferase produces the protein MAGTLYLIPNTLGQTEAQQAHLLAQIIPSTVQKMTAELTHFVAENAKTTRAYLKLLSQSHPLAKPMQELSITELNVNTPAAALETLLSPLLQGHDVGLISEAGVPAVADPGANLVRLAHQRHICVRPLVGPSSLLLALMASGLNGQSFAFHGYLPTDTGLRAKRIKELEERSKKELQTQLLIETPYRNAAMLEALASTCHASSLICVATDLTLESESIQTLSAADWKKRLNANQAPDFHKKPTVFLFLAYQ, from the coding sequence ATGGCCGGCACACTTTACCTCATCCCTAACACCCTAGGACAAACTGAAGCCCAGCAAGCGCACTTACTGGCTCAAATCATTCCGAGCACCGTACAAAAGATGACGGCAGAACTGACGCACTTTGTCGCTGAAAATGCCAAAACCACGCGCGCCTATCTGAAATTGCTCAGTCAGAGTCATCCATTGGCCAAGCCCATGCAAGAACTCAGTATCACCGAACTCAATGTCAACACCCCGGCGGCAGCACTGGAAACCTTACTCAGTCCGCTCTTGCAAGGACATGACGTCGGCCTGATCTCTGAAGCCGGCGTTCCGGCAGTGGCAGACCCTGGCGCCAATCTGGTCAGGCTAGCGCATCAGCGGCACATTTGCGTGCGCCCCCTGGTTGGCCCCTCCTCCCTGTTACTTGCACTGATGGCCAGCGGTTTGAACGGCCAGAGTTTTGCTTTTCACGGCTACTTACCGACCGACACCGGCTTACGTGCCAAGCGTATCAAGGAACTGGAAGAGCGCTCCAAAAAAGAACTGCAAACCCAGCTTTTGATAGAAACCCCGTATCGCAATGCAGCCATGCTAGAAGCGCTGGCCAGCACTTGCCACGCCAGCAGTTTGATTTGCGTCGCCACCGATCTCACGCTGGAATCGGAAAGCATACAAACACTGAGTGCGGCCGACTGGAAGAAACGACTCAACGCCAATCAAGCACCAGATTTCCACAAAAAACCAACTGTCTTCTTGTTTTTGGCGTATCAATAA
- a CDS encoding Maf family nucleotide pyrophosphatase codes for MQSTTNNTLPNKALSQPLILASSSTYRAELLARLRLPFESIAPEIDETACPHEAPEQTALRLAQEKAAAIAKIRPGSIIIGSDQVATLEGEQIGKPGNHQFALQQLQKMRGKQVVFHTALCVFDGRSERDASAPQVQIQNIQTLVHFRDLSDAELDAYLHIEQPYDCAGSAKNEALGIAILEKIVSEDPTALTGLPLIALTGMLRKLAVAFFK; via the coding sequence ATGCAATCTACAACCAATAACACGCTACCGAACAAAGCTTTGAGTCAGCCGCTCATTTTAGCATCCAGCTCAACTTATCGAGCCGAATTACTGGCGCGCCTGCGCCTGCCTTTCGAGAGTATCGCGCCAGAAATCGACGAAACGGCCTGCCCGCATGAGGCGCCAGAGCAAACCGCACTGCGCCTGGCGCAAGAAAAAGCCGCCGCAATTGCGAAAATCCGTCCGGGAAGCATCATTATAGGCTCAGACCAGGTTGCAACACTAGAGGGCGAGCAAATTGGCAAGCCTGGCAATCATCAATTCGCCCTGCAACAATTGCAAAAAATGCGCGGCAAGCAAGTGGTCTTTCATACTGCACTGTGCGTATTCGACGGCAGATCCGAGCGCGACGCCAGTGCGCCTCAAGTACAAATACAGAATATACAAACCCTGGTGCATTTTCGCGACCTGAGCGATGCCGAACTCGATGCTTATTTGCACATAGAGCAGCCCTATGATTGCGCCGGCAGCGCCAAGAACGAAGCGCTGGGGATTGCCATCCTAGAAAAAATTGTCAGCGAGGATCCGACTGCGCTCACCGGTTTGCCGCTCATCGCGCTCACCGGCATGCTCAGAAAGCTAGCCGTAGCCTTCTTCAAATGA
- a CDS encoding YceD family protein produces MQAFVIDAFSFSQLKERRDGSILISDLPRLSAECAATDGALSWSLEGGMAKMGHPLLRLTVTGEVQLMCQRCLTSYAFEVDSVSELILAKNDEHADEIEALIEDEEIDVVVGSKTFNIMDLIEDEALLAIPQSPKHTVCPDVVVDSSVSSSSPVAAIEAGASKKPSPFAVLKKINGRT; encoded by the coding sequence ATGCAAGCATTTGTGATTGACGCTTTCTCGTTTAGCCAACTCAAAGAGCGGCGCGATGGCAGTATCTTAATCTCAGATTTGCCGCGCTTATCGGCCGAGTGTGCTGCTACTGATGGTGCGCTGTCATGGTCGCTTGAGGGCGGCATGGCAAAGATGGGGCATCCGTTGTTGCGTTTGACGGTTACCGGTGAAGTGCAGTTGATGTGTCAACGTTGCCTCACTAGCTACGCGTTTGAAGTGGACTCAGTCTCAGAATTAATTCTCGCCAAAAACGATGAGCATGCCGATGAAATTGAGGCGCTGATCGAAGATGAAGAGATTGATGTAGTAGTAGGCAGTAAAACATTCAATATCATGGATTTGATTGAGGATGAGGCGCTGCTGGCAATACCCCAATCGCCCAAGCATACAGTATGCCCTGATGTCGTAGTTGATTCGTCAGTATCATCAAGCTCACCAGTGGCAGCGATTGAAGCAGGAGCGAGTAAGAAGCCATCTCCTTTCGCTGTGCTGAAGAAGATAAATGGGCGTACCTAG
- the rpmF gene encoding 50S ribosomal protein L32, translated as MAVQQNKKTPSKRGMHRSHDFLVAPQLSIEPTTGETHMRHHISPTGFYRGRKVLKTKNDE; from the coding sequence ATGGCTGTTCAGCAAAACAAAAAGACACCTTCCAAGCGTGGCATGCACCGTTCACACGATTTCTTGGTTGCACCGCAACTGAGTATCGAGCCTACAACTGGCGAAACACATATGCGTCACCATATCAGCCCAACTGGCTTTTACCGTGGTCGTAAAGTATTGAAGACTAAGAACGACGAGTAA
- the plsX gene encoding phosphate acyltransferase PlsX, whose amino-acid sequence MTIKISIDCMGGDHGPSVTVAAAVSFVNREPDAEFLLVGAEAIIQAELKKNRCLNHPRISIVNATEVVTMDDPIEVALRRKKDSSMRVAVTLVKDGRAQACVSAGNTGALMAVSRYVLKTMPGVDRPAICSILPNQKNQPTYMLDLGANVDCEPLHLHQFAIMGSALVAALENKPKPSIGLLNVGVEDIKGNDVVKKTAELLRADHARGLLNFYGNVEGNDIFKGTTDIVVCDGFVGNVTLKAIEGMGRFVKSTLTDAFRSSPLNMLGALIARGAMKSISATMNPSNYNGGSLLGLRGLVFKSHGGADKYSYEWAIQRAFDAAKNDVLSRISASMALLMPAPEPASPVADDVASINETISQKTA is encoded by the coding sequence ATGACAATAAAAATCTCAATCGACTGCATGGGTGGTGATCATGGCCCTTCAGTTACAGTAGCAGCAGCAGTCTCGTTCGTGAATCGCGAGCCAGATGCTGAATTTTTGCTGGTAGGTGCTGAAGCAATTATTCAGGCTGAGCTAAAAAAGAATCGCTGCCTCAATCATCCCAGGATCTCTATTGTGAATGCCACTGAGGTGGTGACTATGGACGATCCTATAGAAGTGGCTCTGCGCAGGAAGAAAGATTCCTCGATGCGGGTCGCGGTCACTCTGGTTAAAGATGGGCGCGCGCAAGCCTGCGTCTCTGCTGGAAATACCGGTGCTTTGATGGCGGTGTCGCGCTATGTGCTCAAAACCATGCCTGGCGTTGATAGGCCTGCCATCTGCAGTATCTTACCGAATCAAAAAAATCAGCCTACCTATATGCTTGACTTGGGTGCAAACGTTGATTGCGAGCCTTTGCATTTGCATCAGTTTGCCATCATGGGTTCTGCGCTGGTCGCTGCTTTGGAGAATAAGCCTAAGCCTAGTATAGGTTTGCTCAATGTTGGCGTGGAAGATATCAAGGGTAATGATGTCGTGAAAAAAACGGCAGAGTTATTGCGCGCCGATCATGCGCGCGGCTTATTGAATTTCTATGGAAATGTCGAAGGCAATGACATTTTTAAAGGGACTACGGATATTGTGGTTTGTGATGGTTTTGTCGGCAATGTCACGCTTAAGGCGATCGAGGGTATGGGGCGTTTTGTAAAAAGCACACTGACTGATGCCTTTCGCAGTAGTCCTCTGAATATGCTGGGCGCTTTGATTGCGCGCGGTGCCATGAAGTCGATTTCTGCAACCATGAATCCGTCAAATTATAACGGCGGTAGTTTGTTGGGGCTGCGAGGCTTGGTGTTTAAGAGTCACGGCGGTGCCGATAAATATAGTTATGAGTGGGCGATACAGCGCGCCTTTGATGCTGCAAAAAATGATGTGTTATCGCGCATTTCCGCCTCTATGGCCTTGTTAATGCCGGCTCCTGAGCCTGCATCTCCAGTCGCGGATGATGTCGCCTCAATCAACGAAACTATTTCACAGAAGACAGCATGA
- a CDS encoding beta-ketoacyl-ACP synthase III: MTFFSKIIGTGSYLPPKRVTNQDLTVQLAANGIETSDEWIFSRSGISARHYAEPSVTSSDLALAAAQRALEAANLQANDIDLIILATSTPDFLGGFPSTACVLQHKLGINNGAAAVDVQAVCSGFIYAMAMADSMIKTGAHKNVLVVGAEVFSRILNFEDRTTCVLFGDGAGAIVMSQSAEPGVLATKLHADGSQSHVLCVSGNVNAGVLSGSAFLYMDGKAVFKLAVSALEKVANEVLEIAVLDASQIDWLVPHQANIRIMQSTAKKLDMPMDKVVVTVDQHGNTSAASIPLALDVAIRDGRIQKGQTVMLEGVGGGFTWGAAIVKM; the protein is encoded by the coding sequence ATGACTTTCTTTAGTAAAATTATCGGGACTGGCAGTTATCTGCCACCAAAGCGAGTGACAAATCAAGATTTGACTGTGCAATTAGCGGCCAATGGGATTGAGACCTCGGACGAATGGATTTTTTCTCGCAGTGGTATTTCTGCGCGTCATTATGCCGAGCCTTCAGTTACCTCGAGTGACTTGGCGCTGGCGGCGGCACAGCGTGCGCTGGAGGCTGCTAATTTGCAGGCCAATGATATCGACTTGATTATTCTGGCTACTTCCACTCCGGATTTTTTAGGTGGTTTTCCCAGTACGGCTTGTGTGCTCCAACATAAGTTGGGTATCAATAATGGTGCGGCTGCGGTCGATGTGCAGGCTGTGTGCAGCGGCTTTATCTATGCGATGGCGATGGCCGATAGCATGATTAAAACCGGCGCGCACAAGAATGTACTGGTGGTTGGTGCTGAAGTGTTTTCGCGCATACTTAATTTTGAAGATAGAACGACCTGCGTCTTGTTCGGTGATGGCGCTGGTGCAATCGTCATGTCGCAGTCTGCCGAACCCGGTGTATTGGCGACAAAATTGCACGCAGACGGTAGTCAGTCGCATGTTTTATGTGTGTCAGGCAATGTCAACGCGGGCGTACTCAGCGGTAGTGCATTTTTGTATATGGACGGCAAGGCGGTGTTTAAGTTGGCGGTTAGTGCGCTGGAAAAAGTGGCGAACGAGGTATTGGAAATTGCTGTTTTGGATGCGAGTCAAATCGATTGGCTGGTGCCGCATCAGGCCAATATCCGCATCATGCAAAGCACCGCAAAAAAACTCGATATGCCTATGGATAAGGTCGTCGTTACTGTTGATCAGCATGGTAATACCTCGGCGGCATCGATACCGCTGGCATTGGACGTGGCAATTAGAGATGGCCGCATACAAAAAGGGCAAACCGTGATGTTAGAAGGTGTCGGTGGTGGCTTTACCTGGGGTGCTGCTATCGTCAAAATGTAA